Proteins encoded by one window of Kribbella flavida DSM 17836:
- a CDS encoding anchored repeat ABC transporter, substrate-binding protein, with product MEVVATTEILADLAQRVGGDRISASSLVPPGGDPHSYEPTAADAKRVAKADITFTNHLLLEPQALIKTIDANAPEGSPNVSLAEAAESYGARVIPLVENIGLDVLWLGLRVRGTGKSRGATRTSAVQLTATGLTGPGQLVAYLTESLGHPDRYFDSTDGLGASDTTTLPPAAHTHLNWAFTKPGVYRLTLEGKLDVAAGQPVRPLGKGTFTFAVGVDPSTVKPAGGGPATVLADGHTDLTVDLDSGQVHAYSDAESVGAAQSVVAAEQVVIDVPNRALATVPDDNRFEFLGKPGTQVHQLPQAVLGKHVHGEIDPHLWEDVANAKAYAQLMRDTLISADPDGKQQYQDNTAAYLRELDQLDEYVRTKLASIPQQRRQLITTHDAFGYLARAYGMTVAGFVVPNPAQEPSVDQVRKLSETIRNLKVPAVFIEPNLAQRASVLTQVARDQGVQVCTIYGDSFDQHARNYVAMMRHNADELQRCLGEAK from the coding sequence ATGGAGGTGGTCGCCACCACCGAAATCCTGGCCGACCTGGCCCAGCGGGTCGGCGGCGACCGGATCTCGGCGTCCTCGCTGGTGCCGCCCGGTGGCGATCCGCATTCGTACGAACCGACGGCAGCCGATGCCAAGCGAGTGGCCAAGGCCGACATCACCTTCACCAACCACCTGCTGCTGGAACCCCAGGCGCTGATCAAGACGATCGACGCCAATGCGCCCGAGGGCTCGCCCAACGTGTCCCTCGCCGAGGCCGCCGAGTCGTACGGCGCGCGGGTCATCCCACTCGTCGAGAACATCGGCCTCGACGTGCTGTGGCTCGGCCTGCGAGTGCGTGGCACCGGCAAGAGCCGCGGAGCGACCCGGACGTCCGCGGTCCAGCTCACTGCCACCGGCCTGACCGGGCCAGGACAACTCGTTGCCTACCTGACCGAATCGCTCGGCCACCCCGACCGCTACTTCGACTCCACCGACGGCCTCGGCGCCTCCGACACCACGACCCTTCCACCGGCCGCGCACACCCACCTGAACTGGGCCTTCACCAAGCCGGGCGTCTACCGGCTGACCCTCGAGGGCAAGCTCGACGTGGCCGCCGGCCAACCGGTCCGGCCCCTGGGCAAAGGCACGTTCACCTTCGCCGTCGGGGTCGACCCGAGCACCGTGAAGCCGGCCGGCGGTGGTCCGGCGACTGTCCTGGCCGACGGGCACACCGATCTCACCGTCGATCTGGACAGCGGCCAGGTCCACGCGTACTCCGACGCCGAGTCGGTCGGTGCGGCCCAGTCCGTCGTGGCGGCCGAGCAGGTTGTGATCGACGTGCCGAACCGGGCGCTCGCGACCGTGCCGGACGACAACCGGTTCGAGTTCCTGGGCAAGCCGGGCACGCAGGTCCACCAACTGCCGCAGGCGGTGCTCGGAAAGCACGTGCACGGCGAGATCGACCCGCACCTGTGGGAGGACGTCGCCAACGCGAAGGCGTACGCGCAACTGATGCGGGACACCCTCATCAGCGCCGATCCCGACGGCAAGCAGCAGTACCAGGACAACACCGCCGCCTATCTGCGGGAACTCGATCAGCTCGACGAGTACGTGCGTACCAAGCTGGCCAGCATCCCGCAGCAGCGTCGTCAACTGATCACCACGCACGACGCCTTCGGCTATCTGGCGAGGGCCTACGGGATGACCGTCGCCGGCTTCGTCGTGCCCAACCCCGCCCAGGAGCCGAGTGTGGACCAGGTCCGCAAGCTGTCCGAGACGATCCGCAACCTCAAGGTGCCGGCCGTGTTCATCGAGCCCAACCTGGCCCAGCGCGCCTCCGTGCTGACCCAGGTCGCGCGTGACCAGGGCGTCCAGGTGTGCACGATCTACGGCGACTCGTTCGACCAGCACGCGCGCAACTACGTCGCCATGATGCGGCACAACGCGGACGAGCTCCAGCGCTGTCTCGGGGAGGCGAAGTGA
- a CDS encoding TIGR03773 family transporter-associated surface protein translates to MTATHFPLRLLLPLSFVLLLVPWRADASPAAAAPEVLQAVHTDMLHTTFDGSALRLNTRIGHGHYREADPAGLIFNLEDKGTARVEVPDLPAFAFLGTPGDPAWLAPETQDPELIWPGWDTETIPAGVLQDDTVDLTMLDSRGPGAVEVFFNYDPVADRVQRLFSSTDTSLRTVHQPIGRHVHANWAFTQLGTYTLTFEATATRLDGVRVSSGPIVYTFVVGPYEPPTPTPTPTPTPTPTPTPTPTLTPTPTPTPTPTPTPTPTSTPTPPACVTAVLGAGHVDVAARTVGDRLRFQVKDGTQGADRVVWRDPGTVAFQVRPAGRVTVPSSPAFGFLGTPGAPVWRIPQTQDAELLWAGWNTESVDYGALSGPVSWSLDRVQGPGKLALYQVDGSGQPRVSFDSSRSLPQVISLAAPTHAHGNWAFTKEGVYRLTFSYSATTKAGRAMRDTATLAVVVGNSDVSALCPGGPPPTTPPATNSPTPHPTSTPEPSQSAQPTVQPTATTTTTPPTTLPGNGPQQRPVPPQPSSTTTQLRPCVVTTPASPSTSSPATTQQSPSASLGNGSTGVTLTNGHADYAVRLEAGTPASRIKDGTKGAVVWRDPSQVTVRLTSAAATTIPGGAFGFLGTAGSPIWQIPQTQKHGVVWLGWNTEELSPAQVTGSVDWRLDSVAGPGKLAVFEFDSFGQPKVIFDSGDGLPDTHRIALGTHAHGNWVFTEPGTYKVRFTHSTTLATGTKGSDSATVTFVVGDPAPGGGAPAAAPPPQSVVTPAADAQPQSATSPVTAAGNCRLASAGGSIGTGWIAGGVVLVLLGVVALVAARRRSES, encoded by the coding sequence GTGACCGCCACTCACTTTCCGCTTCGCCTCCTGCTGCCCCTGAGCTTCGTGCTGCTGCTGGTGCCCTGGCGGGCCGACGCCTCACCGGCCGCCGCTGCACCAGAGGTCTTGCAGGCTGTGCACACAGACATGCTGCACACCACGTTCGACGGCTCCGCGCTGCGGCTCAACACCCGAATCGGCCATGGCCACTACCGCGAGGCGGATCCGGCCGGACTGATCTTCAACCTCGAGGACAAGGGCACCGCCAGGGTCGAGGTGCCGGACCTTCCGGCCTTCGCCTTCCTCGGCACGCCCGGTGATCCCGCCTGGCTGGCGCCCGAGACCCAGGACCCGGAACTGATCTGGCCCGGTTGGGACACCGAGACGATCCCGGCCGGGGTGCTGCAGGACGACACGGTCGACCTGACGATGCTCGACAGTCGAGGACCGGGCGCCGTGGAGGTGTTCTTCAACTACGACCCGGTGGCCGACCGCGTTCAGCGTCTCTTCAGTTCCACCGACACCTCGCTTCGTACCGTGCACCAACCGATCGGTCGCCATGTGCATGCCAACTGGGCCTTCACGCAACTGGGCACCTACACGCTCACCTTCGAGGCGACCGCCACCAGGCTCGACGGCGTGCGGGTGTCCTCCGGCCCGATCGTCTACACGTTCGTCGTCGGTCCGTACGAACCGCCGACGCCGACCCCGACTCCGACGCCGACTCCCACGCCGACGCCAACTCCCACGCCGACACTAACCCCGACTCCTACGCCCACCCCGACGCCAACTCCCACCCCGACGCCGACCTCCACGCCCACCCCGCCGGCCTGCGTGACGGCCGTCCTGGGCGCCGGTCACGTGGACGTCGCCGCGCGAACAGTGGGCGACCGCCTGCGCTTCCAGGTGAAGGACGGAACGCAGGGCGCCGACCGGGTGGTGTGGCGCGACCCGGGCACCGTCGCATTCCAGGTCCGCCCGGCCGGACGGGTGACCGTGCCGTCCTCGCCCGCGTTCGGCTTCCTCGGTACGCCGGGCGCCCCGGTCTGGCGCATCCCGCAGACCCAGGACGCCGAGTTGCTGTGGGCCGGCTGGAACACCGAGTCCGTCGACTACGGCGCCCTGTCGGGTCCGGTCTCCTGGTCACTCGACCGTGTGCAGGGCCCGGGCAAACTGGCGCTCTACCAGGTCGACGGCAGCGGTCAGCCGCGCGTTTCGTTCGACAGCTCCAGGTCGCTGCCGCAGGTGATCTCCCTGGCCGCGCCGACCCACGCCCACGGCAACTGGGCGTTCACGAAGGAAGGCGTCTATCGACTCACGTTCAGCTACTCGGCCACGACCAAGGCAGGCCGAGCGATGCGCGACACAGCAACGCTTGCGGTTGTCGTGGGCAACAGCGACGTCTCCGCGCTGTGTCCTGGCGGCCCGCCGCCGACCACTCCTCCGGCGACCAACTCACCCACGCCTCACCCCACGTCGACTCCGGAGCCCTCGCAGAGTGCCCAGCCGACCGTGCAACCGACAGCGACAACGACAACAACACCGCCGACAACGCTGCCAGGCAACGGTCCCCAGCAGCGCCCGGTGCCGCCCCAGCCGTCGTCGACGACCACTCAGCTCCGACCCTGCGTCGTCACCACCCCAGCGTCGCCCTCCACCAGTTCGCCGGCGACCACGCAACAGAGCCCGTCAGCCTCCCTTGGCAACGGCAGCACCGGAGTGACACTGACCAACGGGCACGCCGACTACGCAGTACGGCTCGAGGCAGGTACGCCGGCCTCGCGGATCAAGGACGGCACGAAGGGTGCGGTCGTGTGGCGTGATCCCTCACAGGTCACCGTACGGCTGACGTCGGCCGCCGCAACCACAATCCCTGGCGGCGCCTTCGGCTTTCTCGGCACCGCCGGGTCGCCGATCTGGCAGATCCCGCAGACCCAGAAGCACGGTGTGGTCTGGCTCGGCTGGAACACCGAAGAACTCTCCCCCGCCCAGGTCACCGGCAGCGTCGACTGGCGACTGGACAGCGTGGCCGGGCCGGGCAAGCTGGCCGTCTTCGAGTTCGACTCGTTCGGGCAGCCGAAGGTGATCTTCGACAGCGGCGACGGCCTGCCCGACACGCACCGGATCGCGCTCGGAACGCATGCTCACGGCAACTGGGTCTTCACCGAGCCCGGCACGTACAAGGTGAGGTTCACCCACAGCACCACCCTGGCGACCGGCACCAAGGGCAGCGACTCGGCCACCGTCACCTTCGTCGTCGGCGATCCGGCGCCGGGCGGCGGCGCACCAGCAGCAGCCCCGCCACCGCAGTCCGTCGTCACGCCCGCGGCAGACGCTCAGCCGCAGTCCGCGACCTCGCCGGTGACGGCCGCGGGCAATTGCCGGCTCGCCTCGGCCGGCGGGTCGATCGGCACCGGCTGGATCGCCGGTGGCGTCGTGCTGGTGCTGCTCGGCGTGGTGGCTCTGGTCGCCGCTCGCCGCCGGAGCGAGTCGTGA
- a CDS encoding class E sortase, with translation MALLNRWISQPWRVLGVLFLVAGLSVLGWVGWQYFGTGITANRTMDRLEHDLRAEWASGPRRSGASPGTPITLLRIPRFGADWEKPVVEGVGEDELARGLGHYPQTQLPGEPGNFAIAGHRVTHGSPFRKLLELRKGDQVIVETADAVYTYELNGAPRDLTVKPADTWVLDPVPGKPGQTPTKPILTLTTCQDLFHSPDRSVAFAHLVSQQPKTSG, from the coding sequence GTGGCGCTGCTGAACCGCTGGATCTCCCAACCATGGCGGGTCCTCGGCGTGCTCTTCTTGGTCGCTGGGCTGAGCGTGCTCGGGTGGGTCGGCTGGCAGTACTTCGGCACCGGCATCACCGCGAACCGCACGATGGACCGCCTGGAGCACGACCTGCGCGCCGAGTGGGCATCCGGACCGAGGCGAAGCGGGGCCTCCCCGGGTACGCCGATCACGCTGCTGCGCATCCCGCGCTTCGGCGCCGACTGGGAGAAGCCGGTCGTCGAAGGCGTCGGCGAGGACGAGCTGGCCCGGGGCCTCGGCCACTACCCCCAGACCCAACTCCCCGGAGAACCGGGCAACTTCGCGATCGCCGGTCACCGGGTCACCCACGGGTCGCCGTTCCGCAAGCTGCTGGAACTGCGCAAAGGCGACCAGGTCATCGTCGAGACCGCCGACGCCGTCTACACCTACGAGCTCAACGGCGCACCCCGCGACCTGACGGTGAAACCAGCCGACACCTGGGTCCTCGACCCCGTCCCCGGCAAGCCGGGCCAGACCCCCACCAAGCCGATCCTCACCCTCACCACCTGCCAGGACCTGTTCCACTCCCCGGACCGCTCCGTCGCCTTCGCCCACCTGGTCAGCCAGCAGCCGAAAACCTCGGGTTGA
- a CDS encoding YbaK/EbsC family protein, whose amino-acid sequence MPGDDTYQRLIALFDTTQTPYRLIDHAPDGTTESVSALRGHPASHAAKCIILRIKTDRRTTRHVLAVIPGDRRVDLDAVRTLFKARYVGFSDAATAERLARSVPGTVLPFTFDSDLELVADPEVVERPQLYFNAARLNRSVAISGADYARLAQPRIEPIAGPAPGEPHRTTSP is encoded by the coding sequence GTGCCCGGCGATGACACCTACCAGCGCCTGATCGCCCTGTTCGACACCACCCAGACGCCCTACCGGCTCATCGATCACGCACCGGACGGCACCACGGAGTCGGTCAGCGCTCTGCGCGGGCACCCCGCGTCGCACGCGGCGAAGTGCATCATCCTCCGGATCAAGACCGACCGGCGGACCACCCGCCACGTGCTCGCGGTCATCCCAGGAGACCGACGTGTCGACCTGGACGCCGTCCGCACGTTGTTCAAGGCCCGGTACGTCGGGTTCAGCGACGCCGCCACCGCCGAACGACTGGCCCGCTCCGTCCCCGGCACCGTGCTTCCCTTCACCTTCGATTCCGACCTCGAGCTCGTTGCCGACCCCGAGGTCGTCGAGCGACCACAGCTCTACTTCAACGCCGCCCGCCTCAACCGGTCAGTGGCCATCTCAGGCGCCGACTACGCCCGGCTCGCCCAACCACGCATCGAGCCGATCGCCGGCCCAGCACCCGGCGAGCCCCACCGAACCACATCGCCATGA
- a CDS encoding DMT family transporter — MRIARRTDAVLLVVALVWGSSYLVAKTATTVLPVLAVLFARYAISALACGTLVAFRHRRRRWTRAEVRIGSLLGVTQAAVLVLETYGVAHTSAANAGLIISLTIVLTPLLDRTGSRSLPWTFFLAAGLCVVAVGLLTSSTGLHAPRLGDVLMLAAAVVRAGHVALVGRLTAGRSMDPLHLTSVQTIVGSALFFPLAIPHLPDLVHSSATTWAQLIYLALFCSVFAFLAQTWAVQNTSASRACLLLGTEPIWAVAIGISLGGEHLTLWATLGAVLMIAGTYWGQAIERIHRTATPSPPREDEPCPAMTPTSA; from the coding sequence ATGCGTATCGCCCGCCGCACGGATGCGGTACTCCTCGTCGTCGCGCTGGTGTGGGGTTCGAGCTACCTGGTGGCCAAGACGGCGACCACCGTGCTCCCGGTCTTGGCCGTCCTGTTCGCCCGGTACGCGATCTCCGCGCTCGCCTGCGGCACCCTGGTCGCCTTCCGCCACCGGCGCCGTCGCTGGACCCGCGCGGAGGTCCGCATCGGCTCGCTGCTGGGAGTCACCCAGGCAGCCGTGCTCGTGCTGGAGACCTACGGGGTGGCGCACACCAGCGCCGCGAACGCCGGGCTGATCATCAGTCTGACCATCGTGCTGACGCCGCTGCTGGACCGCACCGGCAGCCGCTCGCTGCCATGGACGTTCTTCCTCGCTGCCGGACTGTGCGTCGTGGCCGTCGGGCTGCTCACCTCAAGCACCGGGCTGCACGCACCACGGCTCGGCGACGTACTGATGCTCGCCGCCGCCGTCGTCCGGGCCGGGCACGTCGCTCTCGTCGGACGGCTCACCGCGGGCCGTTCCATGGACCCGCTGCACCTGACGAGCGTGCAGACCATTGTGGGCTCGGCACTGTTCTTTCCGCTCGCCATCCCCCACTTGCCCGACCTGGTCCACAGCAGTGCCACCACCTGGGCCCAGCTGATCTATCTCGCCTTGTTCTGCAGTGTGTTCGCCTTCCTCGCCCAGACCTGGGCCGTGCAGAACACCTCCGCCAGCCGGGCGTGCCTGCTGCTGGGCACCGAGCCGATCTGGGCCGTTGCCATCGGCATCAGTCTCGGCGGCGAACACCTCACCCTCTGGGCCACTCTCGGTGCCGTGCTCATGATCGCCGGAACCTACTGGGGCCAAGCCATCGAACGCATCCACCGCACCGCCACACCAAGCCCCCCGAGAGAGGACGAACCGTGCCCGGCGATGACACCTACCAGCGCCTGA
- a CDS encoding LysR family transcriptional regulator: MRILRELGDLGSVSAVAEALHVTPSAISQQLRLLQRAIPIPLTERAGRRVVLTDAGQALAAAAVEVETALARARTTITDFAEQPDGDVSVAAFHSAASAFFPLLLRSMAGSGGPRLALADEDVAQDRFSALTRQYDLVLAHRLDHGPPWPRGVTSTMLLREPLDVALPVGHPLASKVLLSPREVADQPWITVHDGFPLMSTIEAIAGAANRRLDIVHRINEFSVVAEAVAAGGGLALMPRWTARPHPDVVLRPLSGLHALRHIDVLHRPERTARKAVRTVLGELRRAAAEIQGRDR, encoded by the coding sequence TTGCGGATCCTGCGCGAACTGGGAGATCTGGGCAGCGTCAGCGCGGTCGCAGAGGCGCTGCACGTGACGCCATCCGCCATTTCGCAGCAATTGCGACTGTTGCAGCGCGCGATCCCCATCCCGCTGACGGAACGCGCCGGGCGCCGGGTGGTGCTGACCGATGCCGGGCAGGCGCTGGCCGCGGCGGCCGTCGAGGTCGAGACCGCGCTCGCCCGGGCCCGGACCACGATCACCGACTTCGCCGAGCAGCCCGACGGCGATGTCTCGGTGGCCGCGTTCCACAGCGCAGCGTCCGCGTTCTTCCCGCTCCTGCTGCGCAGCATGGCCGGCTCCGGTGGCCCTCGCCTGGCGCTCGCCGACGAGGACGTCGCCCAGGACCGCTTCTCCGCCCTCACCCGTCAGTACGACCTCGTGCTCGCCCACCGCCTCGACCACGGCCCGCCCTGGCCGCGCGGTGTGACCTCCACGATGCTGCTGCGTGAACCACTCGACGTCGCTCTGCCCGTCGGCCACCCGCTGGCGTCCAAAGTGCTGCTCTCACCTCGGGAGGTAGCGGACCAGCCGTGGATCACCGTCCATGACGGCTTTCCGCTGATGTCGACCATCGAGGCCATCGCCGGCGCCGCCAACCGCCGGCTCGACATCGTCCACCGCATCAACGAATTCTCGGTGGTCGCCGAGGCCGTGGCGGCCGGCGGCGGGCTCGCGCTGATGCCCCGGTGGACGGCCCGGCCGCACCCTGACGTCGTGCTCAGGCCGCTGAGCGGGCTCCATGCCCTCCGCCACATCGACGTCCTGCACCGGCCCGAGCGCACCGCCCGAAAGGCCGTCCGAACGGTGCTCGGCGAGTTGCGCCGCGCTGCCGCAGAGATCCAGGGCCGAGACCGCTGA
- a CDS encoding ester cyclase translates to MTTEKNMELIRRAYTTLEGGGDLEASVELLTENFIVNLPGLPEPVYGREVWKLGAQAMLDGFPDLQIDIEDMFAAGDKVAVRVGFRGTHRGQFQGVPATQRAVSFRSIELYRMEGDKIAEEWVSPDMFGLMQQISEPA, encoded by the coding sequence GTGACGACTGAGAAGAACATGGAACTGATCCGCCGGGCGTACACCACGCTGGAGGGCGGCGGCGATCTGGAGGCGAGCGTCGAACTGCTGACCGAGAACTTCATCGTCAACCTCCCCGGCCTGCCTGAGCCGGTCTACGGCCGGGAGGTGTGGAAGCTGGGAGCGCAGGCGATGCTGGATGGATTTCCCGACCTGCAGATCGACATCGAGGACATGTTCGCAGCCGGTGACAAAGTCGCGGTGCGGGTCGGTTTCCGTGGCACGCACCGAGGCCAGTTCCAGGGAGTGCCGGCCACTCAGCGAGCGGTCAGCTTCCGGAGCATCGAGCTCTACCGGATGGAGGGCGACAAGATCGCCGAGGAATGGGTTTCGCCCGACATGTTCGGCCTGATGCAGCAGATCTCAGAGCCCGCCTGA
- a CDS encoding MarR family winged helix-turn-helix transcriptional regulator: MDEGAALDRLLLVSTLLADDMATALQARGLTRARATVLWEVARHGPLTQRQIADLLGVTPRNVTTLIDALEGTGFVTRTDHLSDRRAVLVRLTEQGELAAARMERGATHLARKLFGELSAPDLATFTGVLDHITARFSDTGVSG; the protein is encoded by the coding sequence ATGGATGAGGGCGCGGCGCTGGACCGGCTGCTCCTGGTGTCCACCCTCCTTGCTGACGACATGGCCACAGCCCTGCAGGCACGTGGCCTCACCCGAGCTCGCGCCACGGTCCTGTGGGAGGTGGCCCGGCACGGACCGCTGACTCAGCGGCAGATCGCCGACCTTCTGGGGGTCACTCCTCGCAACGTGACGACGCTGATCGACGCACTGGAAGGCACCGGGTTCGTCACGCGCACCGACCACCTCAGCGACCGTCGTGCCGTGCTGGTCCGCCTGACCGAGCAAGGTGAGCTCGCGGCCGCGCGGATGGAGAGAGGAGCCACTCACCTGGCCAGGAAACTGTTCGGCGAACTGTCAGCGCCCGACCTGGCGACCTTCACCGGCGTCCTCGACCACATCACAGCACGCTTCAGCGACACCGGCGTCTCCGGCTAA
- a CDS encoding polysaccharide lyase 8 family protein: MPPFISRRLVLQAGLATCAVSATEVRTTRPAAAADEFDALRDRWLAMSTGGAIDPSDSGYAGALAQLMSEAQSQLDSLITTPGRTALWPDLPLSPASGNFSISYTRLRTIALARATHGAGLAGDPADRLIGALDFLYERAYNERLPETGNWWFWEIGAPKALLDTCVFAHDLLTPDRLTTYLRAVDRFVPDPNRRTSSSTLRETGANRVDKSLIVALRGIVGKSAGKVAAARDALSDVAEAGRNSVFKYVTSGDGFYRDGSFVQHGNLAYVGTYGNVALGGVANLFALLGGSTWDITDPNRTVILDAVEASFAPFMIDGLMMDCVSGRAISRERAGDHRHGHSTTSSVLLLAGGVAEPYATRYRALAKRWITHDRLEDYLTGASIPEISRVKAVLADRAVVAAAEAPAHFQFHNQDRVVHRRDGWAFAIAMSSRRMARYEWGNGENLRGWYVGDGMTYLYNDDHAQYYDAFWPTVDAQRMPGTTVSSKPRLPHGFGGGTGTIAAYADWVGGASYFGTAGAAGMHLINHDRTVQARKSWFCLSDAVVALGAGISGTDGHTVETVVENRNLHADGSAALLVNGSRQPSDLGWSATFEEPRWAYVEGVGGYLFPAGGRLLADRAERTGSWRDINTGNDTAGSTTPHTRRYLTLVFDHGTNPADAGYAYILLPGASLRRTAELAVDSGIRLLANTSIVQAVRSARDHLVLANFWAAGQVHGIAGDADTITASGPASVVVGRHGSALRIAVSEPSRSQQTVRITVDVRVGQLLSADDTVTVVATGNQLVLDVTVGASRGATHSATFSRG, from the coding sequence ATGCCGCCCTTCATCAGCCGACGCCTGGTCCTGCAAGCCGGCCTGGCTACCTGCGCCGTCTCCGCAACCGAGGTGCGGACCACCCGGCCGGCCGCTGCGGCGGACGAGTTCGACGCCCTGCGAGACCGTTGGCTGGCGATGAGCACCGGCGGCGCGATCGACCCGAGCGACAGCGGGTACGCCGGGGCGCTCGCCCAGCTGATGAGTGAGGCGCAAAGCCAGCTGGACAGCTTGATCACGACTCCAGGCCGTACTGCACTCTGGCCCGATCTGCCGCTCAGCCCGGCGTCGGGGAACTTCTCGATCAGCTACACGAGACTGCGCACCATCGCGCTGGCCCGTGCGACCCACGGCGCCGGCCTGGCCGGCGACCCGGCCGATCGTCTGATCGGCGCGCTCGACTTCCTGTACGAACGGGCCTACAACGAGCGGCTGCCGGAGACGGGCAACTGGTGGTTCTGGGAGATCGGTGCGCCGAAGGCACTGCTGGACACCTGCGTCTTCGCCCACGATCTGCTGACCCCGGATCGGCTCACCACTTATCTGAGGGCCGTCGACCGCTTCGTACCGGACCCGAACCGGCGGACCAGCTCCTCGACGCTGCGCGAGACCGGAGCCAACCGGGTCGACAAAAGTCTGATCGTCGCGTTGCGCGGCATCGTCGGGAAGTCGGCCGGCAAGGTCGCCGCCGCCCGGGACGCGCTGAGCGACGTCGCGGAGGCCGGCCGGAACAGTGTCTTCAAGTACGTCACCAGCGGCGACGGCTTCTACCGCGACGGCTCGTTCGTGCAGCACGGCAACCTCGCGTACGTCGGGACGTACGGCAACGTGGCGCTCGGCGGGGTGGCCAACCTGTTCGCGCTGCTCGGCGGGTCCACCTGGGATATCACCGACCCGAATCGCACGGTGATCCTCGACGCGGTCGAGGCCAGTTTCGCCCCGTTCATGATCGACGGCCTGATGATGGACTGCGTCTCCGGCCGCGCGATCTCCCGCGAGCGCGCCGGCGACCACCGGCACGGACACAGCACGACCTCCAGCGTGCTGCTGCTGGCCGGCGGAGTCGCCGAGCCGTACGCCACGCGGTACAGGGCGTTGGCGAAGCGGTGGATCACGCACGACCGGCTCGAGGACTACCTGACCGGCGCATCGATCCCGGAGATCTCGCGAGTCAAGGCCGTGCTCGCCGACCGGGCGGTCGTGGCGGCGGCTGAGGCCCCGGCGCACTTCCAGTTCCACAACCAGGACCGGGTCGTGCACCGGCGCGACGGCTGGGCGTTCGCGATCGCCATGTCGTCACGGCGGATGGCCCGCTACGAATGGGGCAATGGGGAGAATCTGCGCGGCTGGTACGTCGGTGACGGGATGACCTACCTCTACAACGACGACCACGCGCAGTACTACGACGCCTTCTGGCCAACGGTGGACGCGCAGCGCATGCCCGGCACCACGGTGAGCAGCAAGCCGCGCCTGCCGCATGGCTTCGGCGGCGGCACCGGCACCATCGCCGCGTACGCCGACTGGGTCGGTGGTGCCTCGTACTTCGGGACGGCTGGTGCCGCCGGCATGCATCTGATCAACCACGACCGGACCGTCCAGGCGCGCAAGTCGTGGTTCTGCCTGTCCGACGCGGTGGTCGCGCTGGGCGCCGGGATCAGCGGAACCGATGGGCACACGGTCGAAACCGTGGTCGAGAACCGCAACCTGCACGCGGACGGTTCAGCGGCCCTGCTGGTCAACGGATCCCGGCAACCGTCCGACCTCGGCTGGTCCGCCACCTTCGAGGAACCGCGCTGGGCGTACGTCGAGGGCGTGGGCGGCTACTTGTTCCCCGCCGGTGGACGGCTGCTGGCCGACCGGGCCGAGCGCACCGGCTCTTGGCGGGACATCAACACCGGCAACGACACCGCCGGCTCGACGACGCCGCACACCAGGCGCTACCTCACGCTGGTGTTCGACCACGGCACGAACCCCGCCGACGCCGGCTACGCCTACATCCTGCTGCCCGGTGCAAGCCTCCGCCGGACCGCGGAACTGGCAGTGGACTCCGGGATCAGGCTGCTGGCGAACACGTCCATCGTCCAGGCGGTGCGCTCGGCCCGCGACCACTTGGTGCTGGCGAACTTCTGGGCGGCCGGACAGGTCCACGGCATCGCGGGTGACGCCGACACGATCACCGCCTCCGGTCCCGCGTCCGTAGTGGTCGGCCGACACGGCTCCGCCCTCCGGATCGCAGTGTCGGAGCCCAGCCGGAGCCAGCAGACCGTACGGATCACCGTCGACGTCCGCGTGGGGCAGTTGCTGAGTGCGGACGACACCGTGACGGTCGTTGCTACAGGCAATCAGCTCGTTCTGGACGTCACTGTCGGCGCCAGCCGCGGAGCAACCCACAGCGCCACGTTCAGCCGCGGCTGA